A window from Dioscorea cayenensis subsp. rotundata cultivar TDr96_F1 chromosome 10, TDr96_F1_v2_PseudoChromosome.rev07_lg8_w22 25.fasta, whole genome shotgun sequence encodes these proteins:
- the LOC120270845 gene encoding uncharacterized protein LOC120270845 gives MLAVCFELRRSNMMGSLSRSSSMKKSHESTRLVVTTVLGVLFGFFLGLSFPFLSISKLSLIPNLTSATDLTFVDESRPQQVKHAMTSSSNLDMNITSDDHGSGDSTKIYVPTNPRGAELLPPGIIVPESDFYLRRLWGDPNEDLTTRQKYLLTFTVGFDQWKNIDKAIKKFSEDFTILLFHYDGRTSEWDQFEWSKRAIHISLKKQTKWWYAKRFLHPDIVASYDYIFIWDEDLGVEHFNAEKYLELVKKHGLEISQPGLEPDKGLTWEMTKRRGDSEVHKETEEKPGWCPDPHLPPCAAFVEIMAPVFSRNAWRCVWHMIQNDLVHGWGLDFALRRCVEPAHEKIGVVDSEWIVHQVIPSIGNQGESDDDKASWQGVRERCKFEWSQFQSRLANADKRFFAGLGKG, from the exons ATGCTGGCTGTCTGTTTTGAATTAAGAAGGTCTAATATGATGGGGAGCCTCTCTCGAAG TTCATCTATGAAAAAATCACATGAAAGCACCAGGCTTGTTGTTACTACTGTTCTAGGAGttctttttggattttttcTTGGACTTTCATTCCCATTTCTGTCCATCTCCAAG CTCAGTTTAATTCCAAATCTTACTTCGGCCACTGATTTGACCTTCGTTGATGAAAGTAGGCCTCAGCAGGTTAAGCATGCTATGACATCAAGTTCTAATCTAGACATGAATATAACTTCTGATGATCATGGATCAGGTGATTCTACAAAG ATATATGTACCAACAAATCCTCGTGGAGCTGAGCTATTACCTCCAGGAATTATTGTTCCTGAATCAGATTTCTATTTGCGCAGACTCTGGGGTGATCCTAATGAG GATCTTACTACTCggcaaaaatatttattgacaTTCACTGTGGGATTTGACCAGTGGAAAAATATTGACAAGGCTATTAAGAAG TTTTCTGAAGATTTCACTATCTTGCTCTTCCACTATGATGGCCGCACAAGTGAGTGGGATCAGTTTGAGTGGTCAAAGCGTGCCATTCATATCAGTTTGAAGAAGCAAACAAAATG GTGGTACGCAAAACGTTTTTTACATCCAGACATTGTGGCGTCttatgattatatatttatttgggaTGAAGATCTTGGAGTAGAACACTTCAATGCAGAGAA ATATCTTGAATTAGTGAAGAAACATGGCTTGGAGATCTCACAACCAGGTCTAGAGCCGGATAAAGGGTTGACATGGGAAATGACCAAACGTAGAGGTGACAGTGAAGTCCACAA GGAAACTGAAGAGAAACCTGGTTGGTGTCCTGACCCACATTTGCCACCTTGTGCAGC TTTTGTGGAAATTATGGCACCTGTCTTTTCAAGGAATGCATGGCGTTGTGTGTGGCATATGATTCAG AATGATTTGGTACATGGATGGGGACTGGATTTTGCATTGAGAAGATGTGTGGAG CCTGCTCATGAGAAGATTGGTGTTGTTGACTCAGAGTGGATTGTTCATCAAGTTATCCCTTCTATTGGAAACCAA GGAGAGAGTGATGATGATAAAGCATCCTGGCAAGGG GTCAGAGAGAGGTGCAAATTTGAGTGGTCGCAGTTCCAATCTCGACTAGCAAATGCTGATAAGAGGTTCTTTGCTGGACTAGGAAAAGGTTGA